One genomic window of Streptomonospora nanhaiensis includes the following:
- a CDS encoding beta-glucosidase, whose protein sequence is MTTHLTSAHPAEAERERRVEAALARLDLTGKVRLLSGATMWAIAPNPEIGLDRLVMSDGPVGVRGERWTPEDPSVQLPSPTALAATWDPGLIRTAGRLLAQEARRKGVHVLLAPTVNIHRSPLGGRHFECYSEDPLLTGRIGAAYVTGVQEGGVATTVKHFVANDSETDRFTVDVRVDERTLREIYLAPFEAIVAQARPWGVMAAYNSVNGTTMTEHADLNAVLREEWGFDGFVVSDWTAARDTVGCALAGLDVAMPGPATVYGDHLLAAVREGRVPEAAVDAMARRVLRLAARVGALEGAEPVVKAADLPAPLDGRAVAREVAARSFTLLRNEGGVLPLDTARIRRVALIGLAADEARTSGGGSATVFSEHTVTPLEGLRAALPEDVRLDHAIGADPRRGLPPLRHPLTAVFRDSDGAELGREPLADGTARWIGELPAGIDVARLAAVEVTGSFTPEATGTHVLGVTGVGRFTLSVDGEVRFDGENEIEGTDPAAVLLNPPQSTVEVELTAGRPVRVSATTPVPDGFGAFPFIGFAVNHLEPRASEDELIEEAVRAAAAADVAVVVAATTEEVESEGFDRADLRLPGRQDELVARVAAANDRTVVVVNAGSPVVMPWREDVAAVLVTWFGGQELGAALADVLLGAEEPGGRLPTTWPAEEADVPVIEVRPADGRLVYDEGVFVGYRAWQRAQTPPAYWFGHGLGYTTWEYTGVEARPAADGGVTVTVGLTNTGGRAGREVVQVYLEPRGTAEAAERPRRWLAGFAAVSAEPGGSAEAVVVLPPRAAQVWDTAAHAWRTVPGTYDVVVGRSAGDTRLTAPVEIG, encoded by the coding sequence ATGACCACTCACCTCACGTCCGCGCACCCCGCCGAGGCCGAGCGCGAGCGCCGCGTCGAGGCCGCGCTGGCCCGCCTCGACCTGACCGGCAAGGTCCGCCTGCTCTCGGGCGCCACCATGTGGGCGATCGCGCCCAACCCCGAGATCGGCCTGGACCGCCTGGTCATGTCCGACGGCCCCGTCGGCGTCCGGGGCGAGCGCTGGACGCCCGAGGACCCCTCGGTCCAGCTGCCCAGCCCCACCGCCCTCGCCGCAACCTGGGACCCCGGCCTCATCCGCACCGCCGGGCGCCTGCTGGCCCAGGAGGCCCGGCGCAAGGGCGTGCACGTGCTGCTGGCGCCCACCGTCAACATCCACCGCTCCCCGCTGGGCGGGCGGCACTTCGAGTGCTACTCCGAGGACCCCCTCCTCACCGGCCGCATCGGCGCCGCCTACGTCACCGGCGTGCAGGAGGGCGGTGTGGCCACCACGGTCAAGCACTTCGTGGCCAACGACTCCGAGACCGACCGGTTCACCGTCGACGTCCGCGTCGACGAGCGCACCCTGCGCGAGATCTACCTCGCCCCCTTCGAGGCGATCGTCGCCCAGGCGCGGCCCTGGGGCGTCATGGCCGCCTACAACAGCGTCAACGGCACCACCATGACCGAGCACGCCGACCTCAACGCGGTGCTGCGGGAGGAGTGGGGCTTCGACGGGTTCGTCGTGTCCGACTGGACCGCCGCGCGCGACACGGTGGGCTGCGCGCTGGCCGGCCTCGACGTCGCCATGCCCGGGCCCGCCACCGTCTACGGCGACCACCTGCTCGCCGCCGTACGCGAGGGCCGCGTGCCCGAGGCCGCCGTCGACGCCATGGCGCGGCGCGTGCTGCGCCTGGCCGCCCGCGTCGGCGCGCTGGAGGGCGCCGAGCCCGTCGTGAAGGCGGCCGACCTGCCCGCGCCCCTCGACGGCCGCGCCGTGGCCCGCGAGGTCGCCGCGCGCTCCTTCACCCTGCTGCGCAACGAGGGCGGCGTCCTGCCCCTCGACACCGCCCGGATCCGCCGCGTCGCCCTGATCGGCCTGGCCGCCGACGAGGCCCGCACCAGCGGCGGCGGCAGCGCCACCGTGTTCAGCGAGCACACCGTCACCCCGCTGGAGGGCCTGCGCGCGGCGCTGCCCGAGGACGTGCGGCTGGACCACGCCATCGGCGCCGACCCCCGCCGCGGCCTGCCGCCGCTGCGCCACCCCCTCACCGCCGTCTTCCGCGACTCCGACGGCGCCGAGCTGGGCAGAGAGCCGCTGGCCGACGGCACCGCCCGCTGGATCGGCGAGCTGCCCGCCGGCATCGACGTGGCGCGCCTGGCGGCCGTCGAGGTCACGGGCTCCTTCACCCCCGAGGCGACCGGCACCCACGTCCTCGGCGTCACCGGCGTGGGCCGCTTCACCCTCAGCGTCGACGGCGAGGTCCGCTTCGACGGCGAGAACGAGATCGAGGGCACCGACCCGGCGGCCGTGCTGCTCAACCCGCCGCAGTCCACGGTCGAGGTCGAGCTGACCGCCGGGCGCCCGGTGCGGGTGTCGGCCACCACGCCGGTGCCCGACGGGTTCGGGGCCTTCCCCTTCATCGGGTTCGCGGTCAACCACCTGGAGCCGCGGGCGAGCGAGGACGAGCTGATCGAGGAGGCCGTGCGCGCGGCCGCGGCGGCCGACGTCGCGGTGGTCGTGGCCGCCACCACCGAGGAGGTGGAGTCGGAGGGGTTCGACCGCGCCGACCTGCGGCTGCCCGGCCGCCAGGACGAACTGGTCGCGCGCGTGGCCGCCGCCAACGACCGCACCGTCGTGGTCGTCAACGCGGGCTCCCCGGTGGTCATGCCCTGGCGCGAGGACGTGGCCGCCGTCCTGGTCACCTGGTTCGGCGGGCAGGAGCTGGGCGCCGCACTGGCCGACGTCCTGCTCGGCGCCGAGGAGCCCGGCGGCCGGCTGCCCACCACCTGGCCGGCCGAGGAGGCCGACGTCCCGGTGATCGAGGTCCGCCCCGCCGACGGCCGGCTGGTCTACGACGAGGGCGTGTTCGTCGGCTACCGCGCCTGGCAGCGCGCCCAGACCCCGCCCGCCTACTGGTTCGGCCACGGCCTGGGCTACACCACCTGGGAGTACACCGGGGTGGAGGCCCGGCCCGCCGCCGACGGCGGGGTCACCGTCACCGTCGGACTGACCAACACCGGGGGACGGGCCGGACGCGAGGTCGTGCAGGTCTACCTGGAGCCGCGCGGCACCGCCGAGGCCGCCGAGCGCCCGCGCCGGTGGCTGGCCGGGTTCGCCGCCGTCAGCGCCGAACCCGGCGGCAGCGCCGAGGCGGTCGTGGTCCTGCCGCCGCGCGCCGCGCAGGTGTGGGACACCGCCGCGCACGCCTGGCGGACGGTGCCCGGCACCTACGACGTGGTGGTGGGCCGGTCGGCGGGCGACACCCGGCTGACGGCGCCGGTCGAGATCGGCTGA
- a CDS encoding FkbM family methyltransferase produces MSAFVRRYPAVRYATRQIRIRLPQRLGGLDPAHVPPRVRHFELALPARSGWAGGGPAALAVTAPGDLRVPRRLHHGGLAGYEPEATACFLALLEHARPGSVLDIGANVGLYAALAAARGRRRVFAFEPTPQTAATARAIAADNGLDVEVVQLALSNHSGTAALRLSAAADTANSLACGPGPQIGRIPVTVDTLSHWRERTGAHPAVVKVDTAATEPDVIAGGLEVLRRCRPWILCEVRPHNGVEQRLMALLEPFGYRWYHLSGEPPYTPSPMIGGAGAAHRDRMWLFAPEAVPERVWRLARAWRAAFAGR; encoded by the coding sequence ATGAGCGCTTTTGTCCGCCGTTATCCGGCGGTGCGCTACGCCACCCGTCAGATCCGGATCCGACTGCCGCAGCGCCTGGGCGGGCTCGACCCCGCCCACGTGCCGCCCCGCGTGCGGCACTTCGAACTCGCCCTGCCCGCGCGCTCCGGGTGGGCCGGCGGCGGGCCCGCGGCGCTGGCCGTCACCGCGCCGGGCGACCTGCGCGTGCCCCGGCGGCTGCACCACGGCGGCCTGGCCGGGTACGAGCCCGAGGCCACGGCCTGCTTTCTGGCCCTGCTCGAACACGCCCGCCCCGGATCGGTCCTGGACATCGGCGCCAACGTGGGGCTATACGCCGCGCTCGCGGCGGCCCGCGGCCGGCGGCGGGTCTTCGCGTTCGAGCCGACGCCGCAGACCGCCGCGACCGCCCGCGCCATCGCCGCCGACAACGGGCTGGACGTCGAGGTCGTGCAGCTGGCGTTGAGCAACCACAGCGGCACCGCCGCGCTGCGCCTGTCGGCCGCCGCCGACACCGCCAACTCCCTGGCCTGCGGCCCGGGCCCGCAGATCGGGCGCATCCCGGTGACCGTGGACACCCTCTCCCACTGGCGCGAGCGCACGGGCGCCCACCCCGCCGTGGTCAAGGTCGACACCGCGGCCACCGAGCCCGACGTGATCGCCGGCGGGCTGGAGGTGCTGCGCCGCTGCCGCCCGTGGATCCTGTGCGAGGTGCGCCCGCACAACGGCGTGGAGCAGCGGCTGATGGCGCTGCTGGAGCCGTTCGGCTACCGCTGGTACCACCTGAGCGGCGAGCCGCCCTACACCCCCAGCCCGATGATCGGGGGCGCCGGCGCGGCCCACCGCGACCGGATGTGGCTGTTCGCGCCCGAGGCCGTGCCCGAGCGGGTGTGGCGGCTGGCCCGCGCCTGGCGCGCGGCGTTCGCCGGCCGCTGA
- the ychF gene encoding redox-regulated ATPase YchF: MSLSIGIVGLPNVGKSTLFNALTKNDALAANYPFATIEPNVGVVGVPDSRLDKLAAMFESAKVVPATVDFVDIAGIVRGASEGEGLGNQFLANIRECDAICQVIRVFNDPDVTHVDGDIEPSRDIETINTELILADLQTLDKALPRLERDAKRNAKDKTAQEVLAAARSARDVLDQGVGLSVGAAPAGIDLALLRELNLLTVKPFIYVFNVDTDELGDPGLRAKLSELVAPAEAIFLDAKIESELAELDDAEAAELLESMGQTESGLAQLARVGFATLGLQTFLTAGPKEARAWTIKKGATAPEAAGAIHTDFQRGFIKAEVVSYDDLVEAGSMQAVKAAGKARMEGKDYVMADGDVVEFRFNV; this comes from the coding sequence GTGAGTCTGTCTATAGGGATCGTCGGCCTGCCCAACGTCGGCAAGTCCACGCTGTTCAACGCACTGACCAAGAACGACGCTCTGGCCGCGAACTACCCGTTCGCCACCATCGAGCCCAACGTCGGCGTCGTGGGGGTGCCCGACTCCCGCCTGGACAAGCTCGCCGCGATGTTCGAATCGGCCAAGGTGGTCCCGGCCACCGTCGACTTCGTCGACATCGCCGGGATCGTCCGCGGGGCCTCCGAGGGCGAGGGCCTGGGCAACCAGTTCCTGGCCAACATCCGCGAGTGCGACGCCATCTGCCAGGTGATCCGCGTCTTCAACGACCCCGACGTCACCCACGTCGACGGCGACATCGAGCCCTCGCGCGACATCGAGACCATCAACACCGAGCTGATCCTGGCCGACCTCCAGACGCTGGACAAGGCGCTGCCGCGCCTGGAGCGCGACGCCAAGCGCAACGCCAAGGACAAGACCGCCCAGGAGGTCCTGGCCGCCGCCCGCAGCGCCCGCGACGTGCTGGACCAGGGCGTGGGGCTGTCGGTGGGCGCCGCCCCGGCCGGGATCGACCTCGCCCTGCTGCGCGAGCTGAACCTGCTGACCGTCAAGCCGTTCATCTACGTCTTCAACGTCGACACCGACGAACTGGGCGACCCCGGCCTGCGCGCCAAGCTCTCCGAGCTGGTCGCCCCCGCCGAGGCGATCTTCCTGGACGCCAAGATCGAGTCGGAGCTGGCCGAGCTGGACGACGCCGAAGCGGCCGAGCTGCTGGAGTCCATGGGGCAGACCGAATCCGGCCTGGCCCAGCTCGCCCGCGTCGGCTTCGCGACCTTGGGCCTGCAGACCTTCCTCACGGCCGGGCCCAAGGAGGCGCGGGCCTGGACCATCAAGAAGGGCGCCACCGCCCCCGAGGCGGCCGGGGCCATCCACACCGACTTCCAGCGCGGGTTCATCAAGGCCGAGGTCGTCTCCTACGACGACCTCGTCGAGGCGGGCTCGATGCAGGCCGTCAAGGCGGCGGGCAAGGCCCGCATGGAGGGCAAGGACTACGTGATGGCCGACGGCGACGTGGTGGAGTTCCGCTTCAACGTCTGA
- a CDS encoding SDR family oxidoreductase — translation MNLEPTDPLTRVPFPLKGKSAVVTGVSRRAGIGYAIACRLAAYGANVFCHHFSPHDADQEWGSDDITAVLEGVRSHAVGDARVADFHADLTEPNAAEQVIDAAVSEFGHVDALVCNQALSGSDGPIGELSAADLDQHWAVDARASILLAQSFATHHVPGTPASIVFLTSGQDLGPMPGEVAYAAAKAAIAGVTTTIADQLADDGIRVNTINPGPVDTGYLTDDMWQFVKPMFPFGRYGQPDDPARLIAWLVTDEASWLTGQIINTEGGFGRWRPRGS, via the coding sequence ATGAACCTCGAACCGACGGATCCTTTGACGCGCGTCCCGTTCCCTTTGAAGGGCAAGTCCGCTGTCGTGACCGGGGTCAGCCGCCGCGCGGGAATCGGGTACGCCATCGCATGCAGACTCGCCGCATACGGAGCCAACGTGTTTTGTCACCACTTTTCCCCACATGATGCCGACCAGGAGTGGGGCAGCGACGACATCACCGCGGTACTCGAAGGCGTTCGATCACACGCCGTGGGCGATGCACGAGTTGCTGACTTCCACGCCGATCTGACCGAGCCAAACGCCGCCGAGCAGGTGATCGACGCAGCCGTGAGCGAGTTCGGCCATGTCGATGCATTGGTCTGCAATCAAGCGCTATCAGGATCCGACGGCCCCATCGGTGAGTTGAGTGCCGCAGATCTCGACCAACACTGGGCAGTCGACGCACGCGCTTCGATTCTGCTCGCCCAGTCCTTCGCTACACATCACGTCCCGGGGACGCCGGCGTCAATCGTCTTCCTCACATCGGGACAGGACCTCGGCCCGATGCCCGGCGAGGTCGCATATGCAGCAGCCAAGGCCGCGATTGCCGGAGTGACGACGACGATCGCCGATCAACTCGCCGACGACGGCATTCGGGTGAACACCATCAATCCAGGCCCCGTCGACACCGGGTATCTCACCGACGACATGTGGCAGTTCGTGAAGCCCATGTTCCCGTTCGGGCGATACGGACAACCGGACGACCCTGCGCGCCTTATCGCGTGGCTCGTAACCGACGAGGCATCGTGGCTCACAGGCCAGATCATCAATACCGAGGGCGGGTTCGGGCGCTGGCGTCCCCGCGGAAGCTAA
- a CDS encoding TetR/AcrR family transcriptional regulator: MAESMNRADARRNRVRIVDAARAAFSDHGLEVSAAAVARHAGVGTATLYRHFPTRSDLIDAVFGHEIEHCLAILADAARTSDPWRGLGKALDAVVELELAAPGLASLITTSDRSAPLLEGFDRHVRQDLERLAARVRDTREARPDLTSGDIALLLTGVRAIAVGGGPHIRARCRRYITLITEGLRRHP; this comes from the coding sequence GTGGCCGAGTCGATGAATCGAGCGGATGCGCGTCGAAACCGCGTTCGCATCGTCGACGCAGCTCGCGCGGCGTTCTCCGACCATGGGCTCGAGGTGTCGGCCGCCGCGGTCGCACGCCACGCCGGTGTGGGCACGGCCACGTTGTACCGGCATTTTCCCACCCGCTCCGACCTGATCGACGCCGTGTTCGGCCACGAGATCGAGCACTGCCTGGCCATCCTCGCGGACGCCGCCAGAACCTCGGACCCGTGGCGAGGGCTCGGTAAGGCGCTCGATGCAGTCGTCGAACTTGAGTTGGCTGCGCCAGGCCTTGCGAGCCTCATCACGACGAGCGACCGGTCCGCGCCGCTCCTCGAGGGATTCGACCGTCACGTGCGGCAGGATCTCGAGCGCCTTGCCGCCCGGGTGCGCGACACCCGCGAGGCCCGCCCCGATCTGACCAGCGGGGACATCGCCTTGCTTCTCACCGGTGTTCGCGCCATCGCGGTTGGCGGTGGTCCTCACATCCGGGCCCGCTGCCGCAGGTACATCACGCTCATCACCGAAGGCCTGCGCCGTCACCCATAG
- a CDS encoding NAD(P)-dependent alcohol dehydrogenase, whose translation MTMAAAGFRRYGGPEVLEVMRVAMPAAGAGQVLVKVEASSVNGGEIAQRRGKLRALARVSLPRYVGIDFAGEILALGPGVTEFSIGDRVWGTVDERGSVGAAAEAVAIDTGRVSRMPEGWSAADAVSVLAGAATAVVGLRDKARLRAGERLLVRGASGGVGSVAVQLGRMYGAHVTALASQASEQFVRGLGAAEVIDYRTSLDAIGTYDVVFDTRGTDLWRLRQHLAPRGRMVAVSFDVDRKVRSLGGIAASSIFGGRRIRFFLGHPTAALIGEVARLAEDGHLQPIVDEVYPLDRIGDAHARLEAGGVHGKVVLVVEETASGAVD comes from the coding sequence ATGACGATGGCAGCAGCGGGCTTCCGCCGCTACGGCGGACCCGAGGTCCTGGAGGTCATGCGGGTCGCGATGCCGGCGGCGGGCGCAGGGCAGGTTCTCGTCAAGGTTGAAGCCAGTTCCGTCAACGGCGGCGAGATTGCCCAGCGGCGGGGCAAATTGCGTGCACTCGCCCGGGTAAGCCTGCCGAGGTACGTTGGCATCGACTTTGCAGGTGAGATCCTCGCGCTGGGGCCCGGCGTCACCGAGTTCTCGATCGGGGACCGGGTGTGGGGAACCGTCGACGAGCGCGGCTCGGTGGGCGCGGCCGCAGAGGCGGTGGCGATCGATACGGGCCGGGTTTCCCGGATGCCCGAGGGGTGGAGCGCAGCGGACGCGGTCAGCGTGCTGGCCGGGGCTGCGACCGCAGTCGTCGGGCTCCGGGACAAGGCCCGGCTGCGGGCCGGCGAACGACTGCTGGTGCGCGGCGCCTCCGGTGGTGTGGGCAGTGTCGCCGTGCAGCTTGGCCGTATGTACGGTGCACACGTCACCGCCCTGGCCAGCCAGGCGAGTGAACAGTTTGTCCGAGGACTCGGCGCAGCTGAGGTGATCGACTATCGCACCTCCCTCGACGCCATCGGAACCTACGATGTGGTGTTCGATACGCGTGGCACCGATCTGTGGCGACTGCGGCAGCACCTCGCGCCGCGCGGACGCATGGTCGCAGTGTCATTCGACGTCGACCGCAAGGTGCGAAGTCTGGGCGGCATCGCAGCGTCGAGCATCTTCGGTGGCCGCCGCATACGCTTCTTCCTCGGGCACCCGACCGCTGCACTCATCGGTGAGGTGGCTCGGTTGGCGGAAGACGGGCACCTGCAGCCGATCGTCGATGAGGTCTATCCTCTCGACCGCATCGGTGACGCTCACGCCAGGCTTGAGGCCGGCGGGGTGCACGGCAAGGTTGTCCTCGTCGTCGAAGAGACGGCGTCGGGGGCAGTGGACTGA
- a CDS encoding ABC transporter permease yields the protein MTTQPLGDTAVLTGRSLRHILRSPDTIITTAVTPVAIMALFVFVFGGAIDTGSYTYIDYMLPGILLITIASGIAYTAYRLFMDLQGGIFERFQSMPIARSTTLWGHVLTSLVANTVSLALVVGVAFIFGFRSGASALEWLAVAGILLLFTLALTWLAVIAGLSAKTVDGASAFSYPLTFLPFISSAFVPTDSMPAAVAWFAENQPVTPIVDTIRSLFAQQPVGTDIWVTLAWSVGILVVAYFLALAAYRRRIAG from the coding sequence ATGACCACGCAACCCCTCGGCGACACCGCGGTTCTCACCGGGCGGTCGCTCCGCCACATCCTGCGCAGTCCCGACACGATCATCACCACCGCCGTCACCCCCGTGGCGATCATGGCGCTGTTCGTGTTCGTCTTCGGCGGAGCCATCGACACCGGTTCGTACACGTACATCGACTACATGCTCCCCGGCATCCTGCTCATCACGATTGCGTCCGGCATCGCCTACACCGCGTACCGGCTCTTCATGGACCTGCAGGGCGGGATCTTCGAGCGATTCCAGTCCATGCCGATCGCCCGCTCGACCACTCTGTGGGGTCACGTACTGACCTCCCTCGTGGCCAACACCGTCTCTCTCGCGCTCGTCGTGGGGGTCGCGTTCATCTTCGGGTTCCGCTCCGGAGCGAGCGCGCTGGAATGGCTTGCCGTGGCCGGCATCCTGCTCTTGTTCACCCTCGCGCTCACTTGGCTCGCCGTGATCGCGGGACTGTCGGCGAAGACCGTCGACGGTGCGAGCGCGTTCTCGTACCCGCTCACCTTCCTGCCGTTCATCAGCTCGGCGTTCGTACCGACCGACAGCATGCCGGCCGCCGTGGCGTGGTTCGCCGAGAACCAGCCGGTGACGCCCATCGTCGACACCATCCGGAGCCTGTTCGCCCAGCAACCCGTCGGCACCGACATCTGGGTCACGCTCGCGTGGTCCGTCGGGATCCTCGTGGTGGCGTACTTCCTCGCCCTGGCGGCATACCGTCGGCGGATCGCCGGTTGA
- a CDS encoding ABC transporter ATP-binding protein, which translates to MTTATAAAIRVHGLKKSFNDLDVLRGVDFDVPRSTIFALLGSNGAGKTTVIRILSTLLSADAGTAGVGDFDVATTQPQRVRESISLTGQFAAVDEVLTGRENLVLVARLRHVKDPGRVADDLLARFSLTDAATRRVATYSGGMRRRLDIAMSLIGDPPVVFLDEPTTGLDPQARLEVWDAVTELARAGTTVLLTTQDLDEAEHLADRIAILHEGRIIVDGTLAELKQLLPPAKVEYVEKQPSLEDVFLALTKEVGL; encoded by the coding sequence ATGACCACCGCGACGGCTGCCGCCATCCGCGTCCACGGACTCAAGAAGTCCTTCAACGACCTCGACGTGCTGCGCGGCGTCGACTTCGACGTGCCGCGCAGCACGATCTTCGCCCTCCTCGGCTCGAACGGCGCGGGCAAGACGACGGTCATCAGGATCCTGAGCACGTTGCTCAGCGCGGACGCCGGTACGGCTGGTGTCGGCGACTTCGATGTCGCGACGACGCAGCCCCAGCGCGTGCGCGAGTCGATCAGCCTCACCGGGCAATTCGCAGCCGTCGACGAGGTGCTGACCGGTCGCGAGAACCTCGTGCTGGTCGCCCGGCTGCGCCACGTCAAGGATCCCGGAAGGGTCGCCGACGACCTCCTCGCCCGCTTTTCGCTGACGGATGCCGCGACCCGCCGCGTCGCCACCTACTCCGGCGGCATGCGCCGACGCCTCGACATCGCGATGAGCCTCATCGGCGACCCGCCCGTCGTCTTCCTCGACGAGCCGACGACGGGGCTCGACCCGCAGGCGCGTCTGGAGGTGTGGGATGCCGTCACCGAGCTCGCCCGGGCCGGCACAACCGTACTCCTCACGACGCAGGACCTGGACGAGGCCGAGCATCTCGCCGACCGGATAGCGATCCTTCACGAGGGACGCATCATCGTCGACGGCACCCTGGCCGAGCTCAAGCAACTGCTTCCCCCGGCGAAGGTCGAGTACGTCGAGAAGCAGCCGAGCCTGGAAGACGTCTTCCTGGCCCTCACCAAGGAGGTGGGATTATGA
- a CDS encoding DUF1048 domain-containing protein has protein sequence MMTMLNDFADLWERAAADQTPVDAIVGDDPVEFADAFAAAYSGKRWIDKERARLTETIAGLDKKEKEER, from the coding sequence ATGATGACGATGCTGAACGACTTCGCCGACCTCTGGGAGCGCGCCGCCGCCGACCAGACCCCAGTCGACGCGATCGTCGGCGACGACCCCGTCGAGTTCGCCGACGCGTTCGCCGCCGCCTACTCGGGCAAACGCTGGATCGACAAGGAGCGCGCCCGCCTGACCGAGACCATCGCCGGACTCGATAAGAAGGAGAAGGAGGAACGATGA
- a CDS encoding DUF1048 domain-containing protein: MAAKWIEFLTGSLDDKKAYRQHKARIAALPEPYRTAANAFER, encoded by the coding sequence ATGGCCGCGAAGTGGATCGAGTTCCTCACCGGCTCGCTCGATGACAAGAAGGCGTACCGGCAGCACAAAGCCCGCATTGCGGCTCTGCCCGAGCCGTACAGAACGGCCGCGAACGCCTTCGAACGCTAA
- a CDS encoding PadR family transcriptional regulator, with protein MGNQMTEMLKGTLEGIVLAILAVRPAYGYEITAHLRERGFSDIVEGTVYALLVRIEQRGFVDVEKVPSEKGPPRKVYSLNARGHEQLAEFWSTWTFLAERIEQLQGTQDESEK; from the coding sequence GTGGGCAACCAGATGACGGAGATGCTCAAGGGCACCCTCGAGGGCATCGTGCTCGCAATCCTGGCCGTGCGTCCGGCGTACGGCTACGAGATCACGGCGCACCTGCGCGAGCGCGGGTTCTCCGACATCGTCGAAGGCACCGTCTACGCACTGCTGGTCCGCATCGAGCAGCGGGGCTTCGTCGACGTCGAGAAGGTCCCTTCCGAGAAGGGCCCGCCGCGCAAGGTGTACTCGCTCAACGCCCGCGGGCACGAGCAGCTCGCAGAGTTCTGGAGCACATGGACGTTCCTCGCGGAGCGGATCGAACAGCTCCAAGGCACACAAGACGAAAGCGAGAAGTGA
- a CDS encoding TetR family transcriptional regulator C-terminal domain-containing protein, which produces MAQDMPDAKAEFVQERLLEAAAEALASGSNAAMPLRIVAARAGATTGAIQYYFGDKRGLLLAVMRKHGLRVVARLQLLETDTLPAPQVRVRKILFEFLPLDEERRHECIVADAFESLAVQDPAMADAWREQYALLAKLIADQLPYDSETRARHLLAFTAGLRTDVLLGLLTAEDAIASLDSFIELAVSPGTAQP; this is translated from the coding sequence ATGGCGCAAGACATGCCTGATGCGAAAGCCGAGTTCGTCCAGGAGCGCCTGCTGGAGGCTGCGGCCGAGGCCCTCGCCTCGGGGAGCAATGCTGCGATGCCTCTGCGCATCGTTGCGGCACGGGCCGGCGCCACCACCGGCGCGATCCAGTACTACTTCGGCGACAAGCGCGGCCTGCTCCTCGCCGTCATGCGCAAGCACGGGTTGCGAGTCGTCGCGCGTCTCCAGCTTCTGGAAACCGACACGCTACCGGCGCCACAGGTCCGCGTCCGGAAGATCCTGTTCGAGTTCCTGCCGCTGGACGAAGAACGGCGCCACGAGTGCATCGTTGCCGATGCCTTCGAGAGCCTCGCCGTCCAGGACCCGGCGATGGCCGATGCGTGGCGTGAGCAGTATGCGCTGCTGGCGAAGCTGATCGCCGACCAGCTGCCATATGACTCCGAGACTCGCGCCAGGCACCTCCTGGCCTTCACGGCCGGACTCCGCACCGACGTGCTGCTCGGTCTCTTGACGGCGGAGGACGCCATAGCATCGCTCGACTCCTTCATCGAACTTGCCGTCTCGCCCGGGACGGCCCAGCCCTAG
- a CDS encoding alpha/beta fold hydrolase — translation MTAIEPPGSLAGIPWRTWAKMLLMLLGDEERYLSYLSWVRGGKLPESPALDVLLAGKREFAPRGTPRPERVTTAQWRDLRTPLTVVIGGRSHFVPRRAVAAVRRTAPSVRVEVFPHASHAALVDEPDAIKNLVGSFMEGTDGARHA, via the coding sequence GTGACGGCGATCGAGCCGCCGGGCTCCCTCGCGGGCATACCCTGGCGCACCTGGGCGAAAATGCTGCTGATGTTGCTCGGCGACGAAGAGCGGTACCTCTCGTACCTGTCCTGGGTGCGCGGCGGCAAGTTGCCTGAGTCTCCGGCACTTGATGTCCTGCTTGCCGGTAAGCGGGAGTTCGCGCCCCGCGGCACGCCGCGCCCGGAACGGGTAACCACGGCACAGTGGCGCGACCTCCGAACCCCTCTCACGGTGGTCATCGGCGGGCGGAGTCACTTCGTCCCCCGGCGCGCAGTGGCTGCCGTTCGTCGCACCGCACCCTCGGTGCGGGTAGAGGTCTTCCCGCATGCCAGCCACGCGGCGCTGGTGGACGAGCCTGACGCGATCAAGAACCTCGTCGGATCGTTCATGGAAGGCACCGATGGCGCAAGACATGCCTGA